CGCATCGGTTACTTCGATCCGGTGTCCTCGCCTCTCGATGCAGTAGATCGTGACGATGCCTCAGATCGCGACGCGTCACCTCATGACGTGTCGCCTGAGGCGAGCCAGAGCACCCTCGCCGATAGTGACAATACCGCGAGCAGCGTGGATGCTGAGCCGACGCCTCCAGCTGACCCAACACCGCCTGTCGGACCTGCCGGGGTTGCTGCACCAGTCACCCCTGCTGCGCCTGCTGCTAGTGACGTGCCTGACGGCCCTGGCAAGCTGGTAACGCCGTCTGCGCCCGCTTCTCGTGGCGTTCCCGAAGGATTCAACCCTGAATCGCTCGAAAAAACGATGACGCCTGAAATGCTCGAACAGATGCGCCGTCAACGCGAACAAAACCAGCCACATCGCGGCTCGCAGGACTCACTGGATTCGGGCCAGGGCCCCCAGGCACCTCACACCGTGCGTTATGCTGCGCAGCCAGCAGCGCCCACCGCTCAACCATCAGCCAGGTCGCAGAGCCCCGACAGTGCGAGCAGCGGCACCCAATTTGCTGACAGTCCCTTTCAGGGACGCCCCTATGATTCTGCGGCCCCGAACGGATACCCGGGTCCTCCGCCGCCTCCACTCCCATCTGAGACACCGCACACGCGACTCAGTGCTTACCTCGTCTATGCCGGTGGAGCGCCTGTTGAACTCACCCGAGATGTGGTCATTGGTCGAGATCCGAACTCGCGCGTCATTACAGGACGCCCACCTGCCACAACACTTCGCGTGCCCAGCCCGCAGGGGGAAATATCTCGGTCACACTGCATCGTCATGCCGCAAGGCCCTGAACGGTGGGCCGTGATGGATCTGGGATCTGCTAACGGCACGACAGTCGTACACGAAAACGGGCAAGTCAGCCGTGTCGCCACGTGGGATCCAGTAGTCCTATTCGACCGCGATCGCATCGACCTGGGGGAGGGTCTCAGCGTGGAGTTCCGCGTCGTTGAAACACCGGCGATGCGTTACGCCCCGCCACAGGGCTGACCAGCCGGGTAGCAGTCGACACCTCCGCGTTTTTGCGTCACGCTCAGATCATCTGGCTAGAACCCAGTCGCGCACCTGCAACCGGGCCGGCACTGCAATCGGGTCGGCGCAGCAGACCCAGGTCACGCGATCGGATCCGTCCACGCCAATTGACCCATCACGAGTCCCGCGTCGCGTGACACGATCTGGGCACGACCGGCTACCAGGCGCTTCGGCTTGATGCGGCCAATGACCGCGCCCTCATCAGGGCTGCCGGACAGCATCAAACCAGTGGTACCGAGTTCAGACAGTGCCTGAAGGACAGGTTCGAAGGCAGCGCGCGAAGCACCGCCCATTCGTCTGCTCACGATGACGTGAAGACCCACATCCACAGCCTGAGCAAGTAACGGCTGGAGGGCGATCAGCGGGTTACCTGACTGTGTGGCAACCAGATCGTAGTCATCGACCAGCAGCCACGCCTCGGCGCCCTGCCACCAGGAGCGGTTACGGAGCTGCTCAGTTGTCACAGAGTCACTGGGCAGTCGGGTGCGCAGATACTCAGCCAGATCATTGATCGTCGCTGTCGCATCATCACGCGTGGTCATGTAACCCGCAAGGTACTCCTCGGGAACCTCCCCGAGCAGGGTGCGGCGGTAGTCAACCAGGAAGATCTGGGCCTGCTTTGGCGTACTCGTGCGCATGATTTCACGAGCGACAGTGCGCAGGAATGCGGTCTTGCCGGACTTGGAATCGCCGTACAGGTACAGGTGCGATTCGTGGGCAGGATCGAAGACCCATGGGCCCAGTCGGGATTCTTCCACGCCGAGCAGCAATCCCTCGCGGTCCTGCGCTCCCTCCAGTTGCTGGACTTCCTCCACCGTGATGCGTTCGGGCAACAGGCGCAGTTTCGGACCCGGTGCGGGGGCGGCCTTTGCGATGCGCTCAAGCGTTGCGGTAATGCCGGCTGACATGGACGATACGTCGTGGTCACCGTCCGCCCTCGGCAACGCGACGAGGACGTGGTGGCCGCCCATTTCCAAGCCGCGCCCTGGACGACCCTCCGGCACCGTAGCCGCAACCTTGCGGTTGACTTCAGAATCGGTGACGTCGCCCAGCCGCAGCTCCAGCTTTGATCCCATGACGT
The sequence above is a segment of the Schaalia radingae genome. Coding sequences within it:
- a CDS encoding FHA domain-containing protein, whose translation is MWQLGRVSTQGHGVVAVNGPFGTALVSSECLNAALTCVMNEGDPGELLESIRAQGGRVFVADTRGDQVQLYAHPECSIRIWSASPMTDSESAGQPQVRSSRITSEGVQADSSHWDAIEIEFGSGELDQSDADSNDTDQADGIADGQRRDPWLPLVTGAAQARRVRIGYFDPVSSPLDAVDRDDASDRDASPHDVSPEASQSTLADSDNTASSVDAEPTPPADPTPPVGPAGVAAPVTPAAPAASDVPDGPGKLVTPSAPASRGVPEGFNPESLEKTMTPEMLEQMRRQREQNQPHRGSQDSLDSGQGPQAPHTVRYAAQPAAPTAQPSARSQSPDSASSGTQFADSPFQGRPYDSAAPNGYPGPPPPPLPSETPHTRLSAYLVYAGGAPVELTRDVVIGRDPNSRVITGRPPATTLRVPSPQGEISRSHCIVMPQGPERWAVMDLGSANGTTVVHENGQVSRVATWDPVVLFDRDRIDLGEGLSVEFRVVETPAMRYAPPQG